One Lysinibacillus fusiformis genomic window carries:
- a CDS encoding response regulator transcription factor gives MMNYHILVVEDDQEIQELIRQFLMTQKYTIEVASDGLEGMKRFNTQSFDLILLDVMMPNLNGFEMAKMIRNQSNTPIIMLTALEEEEDQMKGFDLGIDDYITKPFSFHVLIRRVEAVLRRSYHQNTGNQLSFNEILVDCDAYKVYVNEIEIPLTTKEFEILQLLLQNEKKVLTRELIVEKVWGYDYSGETRMIDTHIKNIRKKLDVPCIKTVKGIGYKIDE, from the coding sequence ATAATGAACTATCATATTCTTGTAGTTGAGGATGATCAAGAAATCCAAGAATTAATTAGACAATTTTTAATGACACAAAAGTATACGATTGAAGTTGCATCCGACGGGCTGGAAGGAATGAAACGATTTAATACGCAATCCTTTGATTTAATTCTTCTAGATGTGATGATGCCTAACCTTAACGGTTTTGAAATGGCTAAAATGATTCGAAATCAGTCAAATACTCCGATTATTATGCTTACTGCATTAGAGGAAGAAGAAGATCAAATGAAAGGCTTTGATCTTGGAATCGACGATTATATAACGAAGCCCTTTTCATTTCATGTTTTGATTAGGCGCGTCGAGGCGGTCCTGAGAAGAAGCTATCATCAAAATACTGGAAATCAATTGAGTTTTAATGAAATCCTTGTAGATTGTGATGCATATAAAGTATATGTCAATGAGATTGAAATACCATTAACGACAAAAGAATTCGAAATTTTGCAACTGCTACTTCAGAATGAGAAAAAAGTACTTACAAGAGAACTCATCGTAGAAAAAGTTTGGGGATATGATTATTCTGGAGAAACACGCATGATTGATACGCATATAAAAAATATACGGAAGAAATTAGATGTACCTTGTATTAAAACCGTAAAGGGTATTGGTTATAAAATCGATGAATAA